A stretch of Natronococcus sp. CG52 DNA encodes these proteins:
- the pstC gene encoding phosphate ABC transporter permease subunit PstC yields MSAPDLTHDGARSARGAAFKVFFALCAFLSILTTVAIVATLLYDAVDFFAAVSPVEFFTGTTWTPENEVYGVWPLISGTLIITLGSALIALPIGLLTAIYLSEYATDRRRAYLKPALEVLAGVPTVVYGYFALVYITPVLDRILPLGTFNALSASIMVGIMIIPMVSSISEDAMSAVPDSLRQASYGLGATNFTVSTSVVVPSALSGILSSYILALSRAIGETMIVAIAAGQTSRMIDLTDPGGMFLESVQTMTAAMVQIGASDVIGESTEYKSLFAVGLTLFVITFAMNLISEWVSSRYREVYR; encoded by the coding sequence ATGAGCGCGCCCGATCTCACACACGACGGAGCCAGATCGGCTCGCGGCGCCGCGTTCAAGGTGTTCTTCGCACTGTGTGCGTTCCTCTCGATTCTCACCACGGTCGCGATCGTCGCGACGCTGCTGTATGACGCCGTCGACTTCTTCGCGGCGGTCTCCCCCGTCGAATTCTTTACGGGGACGACGTGGACGCCCGAAAACGAGGTATACGGCGTGTGGCCGCTGATATCGGGCACGCTGATCATCACGCTCGGCTCGGCGCTGATCGCCCTCCCGATCGGGCTGCTGACGGCGATTTATCTGAGCGAGTACGCCACTGACCGCCGACGGGCGTACCTCAAACCCGCCCTTGAGGTTCTCGCGGGCGTACCGACGGTGGTGTACGGCTACTTCGCGCTAGTGTACATCACGCCGGTACTCGACCGGATCCTTCCACTCGGGACGTTCAACGCGCTTTCGGCGTCGATCATGGTCGGGATCATGATCATTCCGATGGTCTCCTCGATCAGCGAGGACGCGATGAGCGCGGTTCCCGACTCGCTACGCCAGGCGAGCTACGGCCTCGGGGCGACGAATTTCACCGTCTCGACGTCCGTCGTCGTGCCGTCGGCGCTGTCGGGGATCCTCTCCTCGTACATCCTCGCGCTCTCGCGGGCGATCGGCGAGACGATGATCGTCGCGATCGCCGCCGGGCAGACCTCGCGTATGATCGACCTGACCGATCCCGGCGGGATGTTCCTCGAGTCGGTCCAGACGATGACCGCCGCGATGGTCCAGATCGGGGCCAGCGACGTCATCGGCGAATCGACGGAGTATAAGAGCCTCTTCGCGGTCGGGCTGACGCTGTTCGTCATTACCTTTGCCATGAATCTTATCAGCGAGTGGGTTTCGTCGCGCTACCGGGAGGTGTACCGCTAA
- a CDS encoding PstS family phosphate ABC transporter substrate-binding protein: MSKDTTGPPSFELGRRHFLAGTAITGVTGLSGCVASVSNRAKEVNIAGSSTVFPITEVVSSTFSKDREDVTVSISQTGTGGGFSNFFCPGMTDINNASREIADPEVEQCGDNEVTPIEFTVATDALTVVVSPEADWIDCLTIEELRELWRADGAERWSDVRDEWPDEEIEFFGADTTSGTYDYFVEAVLGEDATHRTDYHATERDRTIVQGVQGNEFAVGYFGFAYYDENPEEIKALGIDDGNGCVEPSLETAKKEEYTPLSRPLFIYVAKQSLARPEVRDFVRFYLEQSSTDLVNEVGYVPVTEEVRDENLERFEDAIEEVTDE; the protein is encoded by the coding sequence ATGTCGAAAGACACCACCGGACCACCGTCGTTCGAACTCGGACGACGGCACTTCTTGGCCGGGACGGCCATCACAGGGGTAACCGGACTGTCCGGCTGCGTTGCTTCGGTCTCGAATAGGGCGAAAGAGGTGAACATCGCCGGCAGTTCGACGGTATTCCCGATCACCGAGGTCGTTTCGTCGACGTTCTCGAAGGATCGAGAGGACGTTACCGTCTCGATCAGCCAAACGGGGACCGGCGGCGGCTTCTCGAACTTCTTCTGTCCGGGCATGACGGACATCAACAACGCCAGCCGCGAGATAGCCGATCCCGAAGTGGAACAGTGCGGAGATAACGAAGTCACGCCGATCGAGTTCACGGTCGCGACGGACGCGCTGACCGTCGTCGTCAGTCCCGAGGCCGACTGGATCGACTGTCTCACTATCGAAGAGCTCCGCGAACTATGGCGCGCCGACGGCGCCGAACGGTGGAGCGACGTCCGCGACGAGTGGCCCGACGAGGAGATCGAGTTTTTCGGCGCGGACACGACCTCGGGAACGTACGACTACTTCGTCGAGGCGGTCCTCGGCGAGGACGCGACCCACCGAACCGATTACCACGCAACCGAGCGCGACCGGACGATCGTACAGGGGGTACAGGGTAACGAGTTCGCGGTCGGCTACTTCGGGTTCGCGTACTACGACGAGAATCCGGAGGAGATCAAGGCCCTCGGAATCGACGACGGAAACGGCTGCGTCGAGCCGTCGCTCGAGACGGCGAAGAAAGAAGAGTACACGCCGCTGTCCCGGCCGCTTTTCATCTACGTCGCGAAACAGTCGCTGGCGCGGCCCGAAGTTCGAGACTTCGTCCGTTTTTACCTCGAGCAGTCGTCGACCGATCTCGTCAACGAGGTCGGCTACGTCCCGGTTACCGAGGAGGTGCGCGACGAGAACCTCGAACGATTCGAGGACGCGATTGAGGAGGTGACCGACGAATGA
- the pstB gene encoding phosphate ABC transporter ATP-binding protein PstB, whose product MSSADRPLGSPRVDDALIEARDLDVFYGDTQALNGINMDIPEKQVTALIGPSGCGKSTFLRSINRMNDLIDVARVEGDLYFHGKNIYDEDVDPVALRRKIGMVFQKPNPFPKSIYDNVAYGLRVQGKDDDLDEQVHTALERAALLEEVEDQLDESGLDLSGGQQQRLCIARAIATDPEVILMDEPASALDPVATSKIEDLIEDLAEEYTVAIVTHNMQQAARISDKTAVFLTGGNLVEFDDTNKIFENPQSDRVEDYITGKFG is encoded by the coding sequence ATGTCGAGTGCCGACAGGCCGCTGGGTTCGCCCCGGGTCGACGACGCCCTCATCGAGGCCCGGGATCTCGACGTCTTCTACGGCGACACGCAGGCCCTGAACGGGATCAATATGGACATCCCCGAGAAGCAGGTGACGGCGCTCATCGGCCCTTCGGGGTGTGGCAAGTCCACCTTCCTGCGCTCGATCAACCGGATGAACGACCTCATCGACGTCGCCCGCGTCGAGGGCGACCTCTACTTCCACGGGAAGAACATCTACGACGAGGACGTCGACCCCGTCGCCCTCCGCCGAAAGATCGGCATGGTCTTCCAGAAACCCAACCCGTTCCCGAAGAGCATCTACGACAACGTCGCCTACGGCCTCCGCGTCCAGGGCAAGGACGACGACCTCGACGAGCAGGTTCACACCGCCCTCGAGCGGGCTGCACTGCTCGAGGAGGTCGAAGACCAGTTAGACGAGAGCGGACTCGACCTCTCGGGCGGCCAACAGCAGCGTCTCTGTATCGCTCGGGCGATCGCGACCGACCCGGAGGTCATCCTGATGGACGAACCGGCTTCGGCGCTGGACCCGGTCGCGACCTCGAAGATCGAGGACCTCATCGAGGACCTGGCCGAGGAGTACACGGTCGCGATCGTCACTCACAACATGCAGCAGGCGGCTCGAATCTCCGACAAGACGGCCGTCTTCCTCACCGGCGGCAACCTCGTCGAGTTCGACGACACCAACAAGATCTTCGAGAACCCCCAGAGCGATCGGGTCGAAGACTACATCACCGGCAAGTTCGGATAA
- the pstA gene encoding phosphate ABC transporter permease PstA: MSTDTTRSKYEFDGSAIRRKRLLGKVFLGACLAATMVGIVALIALLADVAYEAWGWLTIEFLTYPPSNLIENYNPANYGGLETGPGGIYPALIGSIYLIALTAVFTLFLGVGAAIYLEEYAPDTRFTSFIEANISNLAGVPSIVYGLLGLAMFARALQMGSSLIAGALTLTLLILPIVIVSSQEALRAVPDSMRRASYGAGATKWQTIRNVVLPEAVPGIMTGIILSLSRAIGETAPILMVGAATMMFRPPYSPTGAFSAMPMQIFEWATLPEAEFQHVTAAGIVVLLTILLLMNAVAIFIRNKYDRRT; the protein is encoded by the coding sequence ATGAGTACGGATACGACCCGATCCAAGTACGAGTTCGACGGCTCGGCGATTCGACGAAAGCGACTGCTCGGCAAAGTGTTCCTCGGCGCGTGTCTCGCCGCGACGATGGTCGGCATCGTCGCCCTGATCGCGCTGCTCGCCGACGTCGCTTACGAGGCGTGGGGGTGGCTCACGATAGAGTTCCTGACCTACCCCCCGTCGAACCTTATCGAGAACTATAATCCCGCGAACTACGGCGGTCTCGAGACCGGTCCGGGTGGAATCTACCCCGCGCTTATCGGCTCGATTTACTTGATCGCGCTCACTGCCGTGTTCACGCTGTTCCTCGGCGTCGGAGCGGCGATCTATCTCGAGGAGTACGCTCCCGATACCCGGTTTACGAGCTTCATCGAAGCGAACATCTCGAACCTCGCCGGCGTTCCGTCGATCGTCTACGGGCTGCTCGGGCTGGCGATGTTCGCTCGCGCCCTGCAGATGGGAAGCAGCCTCATCGCGGGCGCGCTGACGCTGACACTGCTCATCCTACCGATCGTCATCGTCTCCTCCCAGGAGGCGCTTCGAGCCGTCCCCGACTCGATGCGTCGTGCATCCTACGGCGCGGGCGCCACGAAGTGGCAGACGATCCGCAACGTCGTCCTCCCGGAAGCGGTTCCGGGAATCATGACGGGGATTATCCTCTCGCTCTCGCGCGCGATCGGCGAGACGGCCCCCATCCTGATGGTCGGGGCGGCGACGATGATGTTCCGCCCGCCGTACAGCCCCACCGGCGCCTTCAGCGCCATGCCGATGCAGATCTTCGAGTGGGCGACGCTCCCCGAGGCGGAGTTCCAGCACGTGACTGCGGCCGGGATCGTGGTCCTCCTGACGATCTTGCTGCTGATGAACGCGGTCGCGATCTTCATCAGAAACAAGTACGACCGGCGGACGTAG
- the pstC gene encoding phosphate ABC transporter permease subunit PstC gives MTQERIDLSRGSNDVGTIGDRVARYVFFACASLSVITTVAIILVLIEGSMDFFSHVSLVEFLTGTNWSPRIRPRSYGVLPLIYGTLLITAGSALIALPVGTLTAIYLSEYADPQVRRTVKPVLEVLAGVPTIVYGFFALSFITPILQRIYPETGTFNAAAGAIVVGIMIIPMVSSLSEDAMSSVPDDLRQAAYGLGATRLEVSTQVVFPASISGVVAAYILAISRAIGETMAVSLAAGMLPQITTNPFEPIQTMTAYMVQIGTGDVSVGSIGYQSLFAVGLTLFIMTFSMNIFSMWVRSRYREEYQ, from the coding sequence ATGACCCAAGAACGGATAGACCTCTCTCGAGGTAGTAACGACGTCGGCACGATCGGGGACCGGGTGGCTCGCTACGTCTTCTTCGCGTGTGCGTCCCTTTCGGTGATCACGACCGTCGCGATCATCCTCGTCCTTATCGAAGGATCGATGGACTTCTTCTCCCACGTGTCGCTGGTCGAGTTCCTCACCGGCACGAACTGGTCGCCGCGTATCCGACCGCGAAGTTACGGCGTCCTCCCGCTGATCTACGGAACACTGTTGATCACCGCCGGATCGGCACTGATCGCGCTGCCGGTCGGGACGTTGACCGCGATCTACCTCTCTGAGTACGCCGATCCGCAGGTACGACGGACGGTAAAGCCCGTTCTCGAGGTCCTCGCGGGAGTCCCGACGATCGTCTACGGATTCTTCGCGCTGTCGTTTATCACGCCGATCCTCCAGCGGATCTACCCCGAAACGGGAACGTTCAACGCCGCTGCAGGGGCGATCGTCGTCGGGATCATGATCATCCCGATGGTGTCCTCGCTCTCGGAGGACGCGATGAGTTCCGTTCCCGACGACCTCCGGCAGGCCGCTTACGGGCTCGGCGCGACGCGGCTCGAGGTCTCGACGCAGGTGGTCTTTCCCGCGTCGATATCCGGGGTCGTCGCCGCGTACATCCTCGCGATCTCGCGAGCGATCGGCGAGACGATGGCCGTCTCGCTCGCAGCGGGGATGCTTCCGCAGATCACTACGAACCCGTTCGAACCGATTCAGACGATGACCGCGTACATGGTACAGATCGGGACCGGTGACGTCTCGGTCGGTTCGATCGGTTACCAGAGCCTGTTCGCGGTCGGCTTAACGCTGTTTATCATGACTTTCTCGATGAATATCTTCAGCATGTGGGTCCGGTCCCGATACCGGGAGGAGTACCAATGA
- a CDS encoding PstS family phosphate ABC transporter substrate-binding protein: protein MGTDPGSGSGGALSRRQVLLGTVGAGLTGLSGCLVRGEDSGLEGEIIIDGSDTLLPNSAAVAERFMWENNRVRIPVRGSGTGAGFQRFCAGESTIQDASREITDDEREQCSANGVEWLELEVVMDGLAVFVNPQNDWVDCLTVDELNQLWESGSDVETWSDLDDSWPDEEIDLYGRDSASGTFDYFTEAINGEAGNIRSDYTGTPDTNVIVRGVSGNKDAIGFGGAGYYYENEDDLKLVAVDDGDGCVKPTEESIETNEYTPLSRPMYIYIRLRELEREEVREFTRFYLDNTQETAREVGYYAIPDETIEAQREKLEERIEEYE from the coding sequence ATGGGAACTGATCCGGGATCTGGTTCTGGTGGCGCGCTCTCGCGCCGTCAGGTACTGCTCGGTACCGTCGGTGCGGGGTTGACGGGGCTGTCGGGCTGTCTCGTTCGCGGCGAAGATAGCGGCCTCGAAGGTGAGATCATTATCGACGGAAGCGACACGTTGCTCCCGAACAGCGCCGCAGTCGCGGAGCGGTTCATGTGGGAGAACAACCGCGTTCGCATTCCGGTCCGCGGTTCCGGGACGGGCGCCGGCTTCCAGCGGTTCTGTGCCGGTGAGAGCACAATACAGGATGCGAGCCGCGAGATCACGGACGACGAACGGGAGCAGTGTTCGGCGAACGGCGTCGAGTGGCTCGAACTCGAGGTCGTCATGGACGGACTCGCGGTTTTCGTAAATCCCCAGAACGACTGGGTCGATTGCCTCACCGTCGACGAACTGAATCAGCTGTGGGAGTCGGGATCGGACGTCGAGACCTGGAGCGATCTGGACGATTCGTGGCCGGACGAGGAGATCGATCTCTACGGCCGGGACTCCGCCTCCGGCACCTTCGACTACTTCACCGAGGCGATCAACGGTGAGGCGGGGAACATCCGCTCGGACTACACGGGAACGCCGGACACGAACGTCATCGTTCGCGGCGTCAGCGGTAACAAGGACGCGATCGGGTTCGGCGGCGCCGGTTACTACTACGAGAACGAGGACGATCTGAAACTGGTCGCCGTCGACGACGGCGACGGCTGCGTGAAGCCGACCGAGGAGTCGATCGAGACCAACGAGTACACGCCGCTGTCCCGGCCGATGTACATCTACATCCGGCTGCGGGAACTCGAGCGAGAGGAAGTTCGCGAGTTCACTCGCTTCTATCTCGATAATACGCAGGAGACGGCGCGAGAAGTCGGCTACTACGCGATCCCGGACGAGACGATCGAAGCACAGCGCGAGAAACTCGAAGAGCGAATCGAGGAATACGAATGA
- a CDS encoding phosphate uptake regulator PhoU codes for METRKVQVTGGSTFTVSLPKTWATDNGVSAGTTVECYPEDDSLLLTPTSKTDRQEGTLDVSDLEGERLTRAVMTMYVSGFDIIRLEATRITTDQRRAIRDATQSLVGVEVLEETTDSVVIQDLLDSSELSIVNAVSRMRLIAQSMLEDAVTALIENDDDIAHDVIQRDDDVDRLWLVVSRIFRATLRSPRAAEELGVLREDCFDYHSSARQLERVADHAAKISNLALKLEEIPEPVAEGLVALHEDAFDILEKSMDALFADETDEANRLGHAAREAILEIDQHTREIDDKLRGLDPAQAQSLGLIVDSLSRSADYGGNIAETALQKAAPRP; via the coding sequence ATGGAGACCCGCAAGGTCCAGGTGACGGGCGGCTCTACGTTCACCGTCTCGCTTCCGAAGACCTGGGCGACCGACAACGGCGTTAGCGCCGGCACGACCGTCGAGTGTTATCCGGAGGACGACTCGCTGTTGCTCACACCGACCAGCAAGACGGATCGCCAGGAGGGAACTCTCGACGTCTCGGATCTCGAGGGCGAGCGGCTCACCCGCGCGGTGATGACGATGTACGTCAGCGGCTTCGACATCATCCGCCTCGAGGCGACCCGTATCACGACCGACCAGCGCCGAGCGATCCGCGACGCGACCCAGAGTCTGGTCGGCGTCGAGGTCTTAGAGGAGACGACCGACAGCGTCGTCATCCAGGACCTGCTCGACTCCTCGGAGCTGTCGATCGTCAACGCCGTCTCTCGGATGCGTCTGATCGCCCAATCGATGCTCGAGGACGCCGTCACCGCGCTGATCGAGAACGACGACGACATCGCCCACGACGTCATCCAGCGCGACGACGACGTCGACCGACTCTGGCTCGTCGTCTCCCGCATCTTCCGGGCGACCCTGCGCTCGCCGCGAGCCGCCGAGGAGCTGGGCGTCCTCCGCGAGGACTGCTTCGACTACCACTCGAGCGCCCGCCAGCTCGAGCGCGTCGCCGATCACGCCGCCAAGATCAGCAACCTCGCGCTCAAACTCGAGGAGATTCCGGAGCCCGTCGCCGAGGGGCTCGTCGCGCTCCACGAGGACGCCTTCGACATCCTCGAGAAGTCGATGGACGCGCTGTTCGCCGACGAGACCGACGAGGCGAACCGGCTCGGCCACGCCGCCCGCGAGGCGATCCTCGAGATCGATCAGCACACCCGGGAGATCGACGACAAGCTTCGGGGTCTCGATCCCGCACAGGCCCAGTCGCTGGGACTGATCGTCGACTCGCTTTCCCGGAGCGCCGACTACGGCGGGAACATCGCCGAGACGGCGCTCCAGAAGGCCGCACCGCGACCCTGA
- a CDS encoding DUF7511 domain-containing protein gives MALSARSIMHRRSSGDDEPVREQRTDPESAASTPPALEADVVTYETRPDRQTIYPSDCTEDRKLTAWLSANTSAFVDLGDRR, from the coding sequence GTGGCACTCAGTGCCAGATCGATCATGCATAGACGCTCCAGCGGTGACGACGAGCCAGTCCGAGAGCAACGGACCGATCCCGAATCCGCGGCTTCGACGCCGCCAGCGCTCGAGGCCGACGTCGTTACATACGAAACCCGACCGGATCGGCAGACGATCTACCCGTCCGACTGCACGGAGGATCGGAAGCTGACGGCGTGGCTGAGCGCGAACACGAGCGCGTTCGTCGATCTCGGAGACCGCCGCTGA
- a CDS encoding 30S ribosomal protein S8e, which translates to MQNQGNSTRKRTGGRLKNVRKRRKSEIGRLPTETQVGEPRFRIVDVRGKGTKTRALATNVASVNDGDETVTAEIEDVVENDANPNYVRRNIITKGAVVETSEGKARVTSRPGQSGQVNAVLLE; encoded by the coding sequence ATGCAAAACCAGGGCAACTCGACGCGCAAGCGAACCGGAGGCCGACTGAAGAACGTCCGAAAACGCCGAAAGTCCGAAATCGGTCGACTGCCGACGGAGACGCAGGTCGGCGAGCCCCGTTTCCGGATCGTCGACGTCCGCGGCAAGGGCACGAAGACCCGTGCACTCGCGACCAACGTGGCGAGCGTCAACGACGGTGACGAGACGGTCACCGCCGAGATCGAGGACGTCGTCGAAAACGACGCCAACCCGAACTACGTCCGCCGAAACATCATCACGAAGGGCGCAGTCGTCGAAACCTCCGAAGGGAAGGCACGCGTCACGTCCCGACCCGGCCAGAGCGGTCAGGTCAACGCCGTTCTTCTCGAGTAA
- a CDS encoding outer membrane protein assembly factor BamB family protein: MSDEPHTLRSADGGRIRRTFLRAAGVAAATGLAGCTLWEPTDDESGPDRTSDSSDGVADTVSEYVTHPDDDVTMFRRGLRRLGYFPDEVVPDAVSVNWSFPINNVGHAAAKSSPLPTPDGETIVIAGDTGWVHAVEPSGELRWATRTGATDLGFHGSPAIVDGTAYVGGYDGDMYALDVETGDIVWRTRSGDLENTLAIGSSPVYYDGTLYVIAEYGSPSSGALWTLDAETGDPTWSDDRIWGQAHPSPTVDLETGRICAGSNDGAVYCWKFPSLEFAWEFQTGGEDGPDGESKADGEFNLGAEIKGTIAAHDGYGYFGSWDEHFYCLDLEDGGEEWAFETDGRIMANPALDPEENVVYTGSNDDHVYALDCDSGEELWSTDVNGSIIGALTATAETILVGSYDSHLYALDKETGERRWRVENRGHVTSAPVLHDGRIYYAERGVFSNYWDDDEETILEAPGHAYCLVEDE; this comes from the coding sequence ATGTCAGATGAACCTCATACCCTCCGATCCGCCGATGGCGGTCGTATCCGACGGACGTTTCTCCGCGCAGCCGGCGTCGCCGCAGCCACCGGACTCGCCGGCTGTACCCTGTGGGAACCGACGGACGACGAGTCCGGGCCCGACAGGACGTCCGATTCGTCCGACGGCGTCGCCGATACCGTCTCGGAGTACGTGACCCATCCGGACGACGACGTAACGATGTTCCGTCGCGGACTGCGTCGACTCGGCTACTTCCCGGACGAGGTCGTTCCGGACGCCGTCAGCGTCAACTGGTCGTTCCCGATCAACAACGTCGGCCACGCTGCGGCGAAGTCGAGTCCGCTCCCGACGCCCGACGGGGAGACGATCGTGATCGCGGGCGACACGGGCTGGGTTCACGCCGTCGAGCCGTCCGGCGAGCTCCGCTGGGCGACCAGGACCGGCGCGACCGATCTCGGATTCCACGGCTCGCCGGCCATCGTCGACGGGACCGCCTACGTCGGCGGCTACGACGGCGACATGTACGCGCTCGACGTCGAGACCGGCGACATCGTCTGGCGAACGCGATCCGGCGACCTCGAGAACACGCTGGCGATCGGTTCGAGTCCCGTCTACTACGACGGCACGCTCTACGTCATCGCGGAGTACGGCAGTCCCTCCTCGGGTGCGCTCTGGACGCTCGACGCCGAAACCGGCGACCCGACCTGGAGCGACGACCGGATCTGGGGGCAGGCCCATCCCTCCCCGACGGTGGACCTCGAGACGGGCCGGATCTGCGCCGGATCGAACGACGGCGCCGTCTACTGCTGGAAGTTCCCTTCCCTCGAGTTCGCCTGGGAGTTCCAGACCGGCGGCGAGGACGGTCCCGATGGCGAGTCGAAGGCCGACGGCGAGTTCAACCTCGGCGCGGAGATCAAGGGAACGATCGCGGCCCACGACGGGTACGGCTACTTCGGCTCCTGGGACGAACACTTCTACTGTCTGGACCTCGAGGACGGCGGCGAGGAGTGGGCGTTCGAGACGGACGGGCGAATCATGGCCAACCCGGCGCTGGATCCCGAGGAAAACGTCGTCTACACCGGAAGCAACGACGACCACGTCTACGCCCTCGACTGCGACTCCGGCGAGGAGTTGTGGTCAACGGACGTCAACGGGTCGATCATCGGCGCGCTGACGGCCACCGCCGAGACGATCCTCGTCGGCTCCTACGACTCGCACCTGTACGCGCTCGACAAGGAAACCGGCGAGCGCCGCTGGCGGGTCGAGAACCGCGGCCACGTCACGAGCGCGCCGGTTCTCCACGACGGCCGGATCTACTACGCCGAGCGCGGCGTCTTCTCGAACTACTGGGACGACGACGAGGAGACGATCCTCGAGGCGCCGGGTCACGCCTACTGTCTCGTCGAAGATGAGTGA